The following proteins come from a genomic window of Pseudomonas hygromyciniae:
- a CDS encoding HAD family hydrolase gives MSADAIQPIRFLLCDMDGTLLLPDHSLSQRTIDAVRALREAGVFFSLATGRPPRAMLQQIEALGVDVPTAGFNGGTLVNPDGSILVAHHLPAEAALITLALLGEQPEVEIWVFAEGDWLLRDATGPMVPREQQGLGYAPVVVESFEPVLGRIDKIVAASANAQLLIELEAQLQPKVAGLAQVSRSQPVYLDITAMQANKGDALKTLAAHLGVALEHTAAIGDGGNDPAMFQVAGLSIAMGQAEEAVKRQADVVTASNLEDGAAQAIERFILHSQ, from the coding sequence ATGAGTGCAGACGCGATTCAACCCATCCGTTTTTTGTTGTGTGATATGGACGGCACTTTGTTGTTGCCCGATCACAGCCTGAGCCAGCGCACCATTGATGCGGTGCGGGCGCTGCGCGAGGCCGGGGTGTTTTTCAGCCTGGCCACCGGGCGACCGCCCAGGGCCATGCTGCAGCAGATCGAAGCCCTGGGCGTCGATGTGCCCACGGCAGGGTTCAACGGCGGCACCCTGGTCAACCCTGACGGCAGCATCCTGGTTGCCCACCACTTGCCCGCAGAGGCGGCGCTGATCACCTTGGCGTTGCTGGGCGAGCAGCCGGAGGTGGAAATCTGGGTGTTTGCCGAGGGCGACTGGTTGCTACGCGATGCAACGGGCCCCATGGTGCCTCGGGAGCAGCAGGGCCTGGGCTATGCGCCGGTGGTGGTGGAGAGTTTTGAGCCGGTCCTGGGGCGGATCGACAAGATCGTCGCCGCCAGCGCCAATGCCCAGTTGTTGATTGAGCTGGAGGCGCAGTTGCAGCCCAAGGTCGCAGGCCTGGCCCAGGTGTCGCGTTCACAGCCGGTCTATCTCGATATCACGGCGATGCAGGCCAACAAGGGCGATGCCCTGAAAACCCTGGCCGCGCATCTTGGCGTGGCGCTGGAGCACACAGCGGCCATTGGCGACGGCGGCAATGACCCGGCGATGTTTCAAGTGGCCGGGTTATCGATTGCCATGGGCCAGGCCGAAGAGGCGGTCAAGCGTCAGGCCGATGTGGTCACCGCCAGCAATCTCGAGGACGGCGCAGCCCAGGCTATTGAACGGTTTATCCTTCACAGC
- the zwf gene encoding glucose-6-phosphate dehydrogenase, translating to MTANGKKPKAEPAPPTTLFLFGAHGDLVKRLLMPALYNLSRDGLLGEGLRIVGVDHNAISDVDFAKKLEDFIRTEAASKVKGNAEHALDPQLWAQLAKGISYVQGDFLDDGTYADIASKIADSGTGNAVFYLATAPRFFSEVVQRLGRANLLEESPEAFRRVVIEKPFGSDLATAEALNACLLKVMSEKQIYRIDHYLGKETVQNILISRFSNVLFEAFWNNHYIDHVQITAAETVGVETRGSFFENTGTLRDMVPNHLFQLLAMIAMEPPAAFGADAVRGEKAKVIGAVRPWSLEDARANSVRGQYTAGEIGGKALPGYRQEANVAPDSSTETFVALKVMIDNWRWVGVPFYLRTGKRMSVRDTEIVICFKPAPYAQFRDTEVDELKPTYLKIQIQPNEGMWFDLLAKKPGPTLDMANIQLGFAYKDFFEMQPSTGYETLIYDCLTGDQTLFQRADNIENGWRAVQPFLDAWKEDDGIQAYKAGEDGPAAADALLARDGRAWHRLG from the coding sequence ATGACGGCCAACGGCAAGAAACCCAAGGCCGAGCCCGCTCCACCCACTACCTTGTTCCTGTTCGGCGCCCATGGCGACTTGGTCAAGCGCCTGCTGATGCCGGCGCTGTACAACCTCAGTCGCGATGGCTTGCTGGGTGAGGGCCTGCGGATTGTCGGGGTGGATCACAACGCGATCAGCGATGTCGACTTCGCCAAGAAACTCGAAGACTTCATCCGCACCGAAGCCGCGAGCAAGGTCAAGGGCAATGCCGAACATGCACTGGACCCGCAGTTGTGGGCCCAGTTGGCCAAGGGCATCAGCTACGTGCAGGGCGATTTTCTCGATGATGGCACCTATGCCGACATCGCCAGCAAAATCGCTGATAGCGGCACCGGCAATGCGGTGTTCTACCTGGCCACTGCGCCACGCTTCTTCAGTGAAGTGGTGCAGCGCCTGGGCCGGGCCAACCTGCTGGAGGAGAGCCCCGAGGCTTTCCGCCGCGTGGTGATCGAAAAGCCGTTCGGCTCCGACCTGGCCACCGCCGAGGCGTTGAACGCCTGCCTGCTCAAGGTCATGAGCGAAAAGCAGATCTACCGCATCGACCATTACCTGGGCAAGGAAACGGTACAGAACATCTTGATCAGCCGTTTCTCCAACGTGCTGTTCGAAGCGTTCTGGAACAACCACTACATTGACCACGTGCAGATCACCGCCGCGGAAACCGTCGGGGTCGAAACCCGGGGCAGTTTCTTCGAAAACACGGGCACCCTGCGCGATATGGTGCCCAACCACCTGTTCCAGCTGCTGGCGATGATTGCCATGGAACCGCCGGCGGCGTTTGGCGCCGACGCGGTACGTGGCGAGAAGGCCAAGGTGATTGGTGCTGTGCGCCCCTGGTCGCTGGAAGATGCACGGGCCAACTCGGTGCGCGGCCAATACACCGCCGGTGAGATCGGTGGCAAGGCGCTGCCGGGCTATCGGCAGGAGGCCAACGTAGCCCCGGACAGCAGTACCGAGACCTTCGTGGCACTGAAGGTGATGATCGATAACTGGCGTTGGGTCGGCGTGCCGTTCTACCTGCGTACCGGCAAACGCATGAGCGTGCGCGACACCGAGATTGTGATCTGCTTCAAACCGGCACCGTATGCGCAGTTCCGTGACACCGAAGTCGACGAACTCAAGCCAACGTACCTGAAGATCCAGATCCAGCCCAATGAAGGCATGTGGTTCGACCTGCTGGCGAAAAAGCCCGGGCCGACCCTGGACATGGCCAACATCCAGTTGGGCTTTGCCTACAAGGACTTCTTCGAAATGCAGCCCTCCACCGGCTACGAAACCCTCATCTACGACTGCCTGACCGGTGACCAGACGCTGTTCCAGCGCGCGGACAACATCGAAAACGGCTGGCGTGCGGTACAACCGTTTCTCGATGCGTGGAAAGAAGACGACGGGATCCAGGCCTACAAGGCTGGCGAAGACGGCCCGGCGGCGGCAGATGCGTTGCTGGCCCGTGATGGCCGCGCCTGGCATCGCCTCGGATGA
- the gnd gene encoding phosphogluconate dehydrogenase (NAD(+)-dependent, decarboxylating): MQLGIIGLGRMGGNIARRLMLNGHTTVVYDRNEAFVKGLSEEGATGVADLAALVAGLQKPRAVWVMLPAGEPTETTINDLSQLMEPGDVIIDGGNTFYKDDVRRGKALAEKGLHYIDVGTSGGVWGLERGYCMMIGGDAETVKHLDPIFATLAPGLGDIPRTKDRKATDDRAERGYIHAGPAGSGHFVKMIHNGIEYGMMQAFAEGFDILKTKNSENLPEEQRFDLNVADIAEVWRRGSVVSSWLLDLTADALATDPKLDGYSGSVADSGEGRWTIEAAMEQSVPVPVLSNSLFARFRSRQQSTYGDKLLSAMRFGFGGHVETSKK; the protein is encoded by the coding sequence ATGCAACTGGGGATTATCGGACTAGGCCGCATGGGCGGGAATATTGCGCGCCGCTTGATGCTCAATGGGCATACCACCGTGGTCTACGACCGCAATGAAGCATTCGTCAAAGGCTTGAGTGAAGAGGGCGCGACCGGCGTTGCGGATCTCGCCGCCCTGGTCGCTGGCCTGCAAAAGCCGCGGGCTGTCTGGGTCATGTTGCCGGCGGGCGAACCCACCGAAACCACGATCAACGACCTGAGCCAACTGATGGAACCCGGCGATGTGATCATCGACGGCGGCAACACCTTCTATAAGGATGACGTGCGTCGCGGCAAGGCCCTGGCGGAAAAGGGCCTGCACTACATCGACGTCGGCACCTCCGGTGGCGTCTGGGGCCTGGAACGTGGCTACTGCATGATGATTGGCGGCGACGCCGAGACCGTCAAGCACCTGGACCCGATCTTCGCCACCCTTGCCCCAGGCCTGGGCGACATCCCGCGGACCAAGGACCGTAAAGCGACCGACGACCGTGCCGAGCGCGGTTACATCCATGCAGGCCCTGCCGGTTCCGGGCATTTCGTGAAGATGATCCACAACGGCATCGAGTACGGGATGATGCAGGCGTTTGCCGAAGGGTTTGACATCCTCAAGACCAAGAACTCGGAAAACCTGCCAGAAGAACAGCGGTTTGACCTTAACGTGGCAGATATCGCCGAAGTCTGGCGTCGCGGCAGCGTAGTATCTTCCTGGCTGCTGGACCTGACCGCCGATGCCCTGGCGACCGACCCCAAGCTCGACGGTTACTCCGGTTCCGTGGCCGACAGCGGCGAAGGGCGCTGGACCATCGAAGCCGCCATGGAACAATCGGTGCCGGTGCCGGTATTGTCCAACTCGTTGTTCGCCCGCTTCCGCTCGCGCCAGCAAAGCACCTACGGTGACAAGCTGCTGTCGGCCATGCGCTTTGGCTTCGGCGGCCATGTGGAGACTTCCAAAAAATGA
- a CDS encoding DUF6026 family protein, translating into MTRPPQTLYVTVRRDELRQLKDEREQLQQEVIRLRAQLQAQLTNQAITC; encoded by the coding sequence ATCACACGCCCGCCACAAACCCTTTACGTCACCGTCCGCCGCGACGAATTGCGCCAGTTGAAAGACGAACGTGAACAGTTGCAGCAGGAAGTGATCCGTCTGCGTGCGCAGTTGCAGGCCCAGCTCACGAATCAAGCCATCACCTGCTGA
- a CDS encoding phosphoethanolamine transferase CptA has product MAMFKRSTKSATGFDWAGLGWMFLFFWYFSGITQLLIQLTGTSGFSGFRQAFFMSALWLAPMLLFPRRARLLAALIGVVLWACSMASLGYFFIYQQEFSQSVIFIMFESNISEAGEYATQYFAWWIVLAFIAHTALAIFLWTRVRPVYLPMGRAMIAATAIVLAIVGYPLVKQIATNDTLERAIDGFETRVEPAVPWQMIVAYRRYTQQLNNMQGMLDNVSKIPPLSNFKDSMAGQPSTLVLVIGESTNRQRMSLYGYPRKTTPELDKLRDQLDVFDNVITPRPYTIEALQQVLTFADEDHPDLYLKTPSIVSMMKQAGYKTFWITNQQTMTKRNTMLTTFSEQADEQVYLNNNRNQNARQYDGDVLEPFSKALADKAERKLIVVHLLGTHMSYQYRYPPSFDTFSDRQGVPDGVSDDQLPTYNSYDNAVRYNDFVVSSLIKDYAKTDPNGFLLYLSDHGEDVFDSAGHETLGRNEGKPTAPMYTIPFMTWASPKWRATHDWNMQGDVQRPYSSSQLIHTWADLAGLSFDELDRSRSLVSDSFKPRPLLIGDPYQRPQKALIDFSLIKPKVIAAPTNVVLK; this is encoded by the coding sequence ATGGCGATGTTCAAACGCAGCACGAAGTCTGCGACGGGGTTTGATTGGGCCGGCCTTGGCTGGATGTTCCTGTTTTTCTGGTATTTCTCGGGTATTACCCAGCTACTGATCCAATTGACCGGCACCTCCGGCTTCAGTGGGTTCCGCCAGGCGTTCTTCATGAGCGCGCTGTGGTTGGCGCCCATGCTGCTATTCCCGCGTCGCGCCAGACTGCTGGCCGCGTTGATCGGCGTGGTCTTGTGGGCCTGTTCCATGGCCAGCCTGGGCTATTTCTTTATTTATCAGCAGGAATTTTCCCAGAGCGTCATCTTCATCATGTTCGAGTCGAACATCTCTGAAGCCGGCGAGTACGCAACCCAATATTTTGCCTGGTGGATCGTGCTGGCCTTTATTGCCCACACGGCCTTGGCCATCTTCCTCTGGACCCGCGTGCGCCCGGTCTACTTGCCCATGGGTCGGGCGATGATCGCGGCGACCGCCATTGTACTGGCGATTGTCGGTTATCCGCTGGTCAAGCAGATCGCTACCAACGACACCCTGGAGCGGGCCATCGATGGTTTCGAAACCCGTGTCGAACCTGCGGTGCCGTGGCAGATGATCGTCGCTTATCGTCGCTATACCCAGCAGTTGAACAACATGCAGGGCATGCTCGACAACGTCAGCAAGATCCCGCCCCTGAGCAACTTCAAGGACAGCATGGCCGGCCAGCCGTCGACCCTGGTACTGGTGATCGGCGAGTCCACCAACCGCCAGCGCATGAGCCTCTACGGCTACCCACGCAAGACCACCCCGGAGCTGGACAAGCTGCGTGACCAACTGGACGTGTTCGACAACGTCATCACCCCGCGCCCCTACACCATCGAGGCGCTGCAACAGGTGCTGACCTTTGCCGACGAAGACCACCCGGACCTGTACCTCAAGACCCCATCCATCGTCAGCATGATGAAACAGGCTGGCTACAAGACGTTCTGGATCACGAACCAGCAGACCATGACCAAGCGCAACACCATGCTCACCACGTTCTCGGAGCAGGCCGACGAGCAGGTGTACCTCAATAACAACCGCAACCAGAACGCCCGCCAGTACGATGGCGACGTACTGGAGCCGTTCTCCAAGGCCCTCGCCGACAAGGCCGAGCGCAAGCTGATCGTGGTACACCTGCTGGGCACCCACATGAGCTATCAGTACCGCTACCCGCCGAGCTTCGACACCTTTAGCGACCGCCAGGGCGTGCCGGATGGGGTGAGTGACGACCAGTTGCCCACCTACAACAGCTATGACAACGCGGTGCGCTATAACGACTTCGTGGTGTCGAGCCTGATCAAGGACTACGCCAAGACCGACCCCAACGGTTTCCTGCTGTACCTGTCCGACCATGGCGAGGATGTGTTCGACTCGGCGGGCCACGAAACCCTGGGCCGCAACGAGGGCAAGCCGACGGCGCCGATGTACACCATTCCCTTCATGACCTGGGCCTCGCCGAAGTGGCGTGCTACCCACGACTGGAATATGCAAGGCGATGTACAACGGCCCTACAGCAGCTCGCAGCTGATTCACACCTGGGCCGACCTTGCCGGCCTGAGCTTCGACGAACTGGACCGCAGCCGCAGCCTGGTCAGCGATAGCTTCAAGCCACGGCCATTGCTGATTGGCGATCCCTACCAGCGTCCGCAAAAGGCCTTGATCGACTTCAGCCTGATCAAGCCCAAGGTGATTGCCGCCCCCACGAATGTGGTGCTGAAGTAA
- a CDS encoding GNAT family N-acetyltransferase encodes MEAAEILVLQASYSNPVQAEAIGLLLNHYAQDPMGGGKALSADLLEQLPAELAKRAHAFSVLAFVGGEPAGLVNCFEGFSTFACRPLVNVHDVVVMEQFRGLGLSQKMLQKVEEIARQRGCCKITLEVLEGNPVAQASYRKFGFDDSVFDPAHGRMLFWSKAL; translated from the coding sequence ATGGAAGCCGCAGAAATACTGGTGTTGCAAGCCAGCTACAGCAATCCTGTGCAGGCCGAGGCCATTGGCCTGTTACTCAATCACTACGCACAAGACCCCATGGGCGGGGGCAAAGCCCTGTCCGCCGATCTGCTGGAGCAACTGCCGGCTGAATTGGCCAAGCGTGCCCATGCATTCAGCGTGCTGGCCTTTGTCGGTGGTGAGCCGGCCGGGCTGGTGAACTGCTTTGAAGGGTTCTCGACCTTCGCCTGCCGCCCGTTGGTCAACGTGCATGATGTGGTGGTCATGGAGCAGTTTCGTGGCCTGGGCCTGAGCCAGAAAATGCTGCAAAAGGTCGAGGAAATCGCCCGTCAACGCGGCTGCTGCAAGATCACCCTCGAAGTGCTGGAAGGTAATCCCGTGGCTCAGGCGTCGTACCGCAAGTTTGGTTTTGATGACTCGGTATTCGACCCGGCCCATGGCCGCATGCTGTTCTGGAGCAAGGCGCTTTAA
- the zapE gene encoding cell division protein ZapE, which produces MIFDSPLAAYQQALHEGFVADDAQRHAVQILQDCHEALHQGTHGPVAGVYLWGPVGRGKTWLMDQFYQSLRVPARRQHFHHFMGWVHQRSFQLTGTPDPLQALARELAGEVRVLCFDELFVNDIGDAIILGRLFQVMFDEGVVMVCTSNQPPEQLYADGFNRDRFIPAIEAIKAHMQVVAVAGSEDHRLHPGTAEQRYWVDEPQALAQVFERLSSGQACSDAPVVVGSRSIATVKSSATVLWCRYADVCEQPLAAMDFMQLCDRYSAILLGEVPSLSAQQRPGRIARGTEDGAQRVEAGDRELPQLSVHDDGVRRFIALVDECYDRKVPLYIEAKVPLVSLYTEGYLEFAFRRTLSRLQEMQLQRFGR; this is translated from the coding sequence ATGATTTTTGATTCACCCCTGGCCGCGTACCAGCAGGCCCTGCATGAGGGTTTTGTCGCCGACGATGCCCAGCGCCATGCCGTGCAAATCTTGCAGGATTGCCATGAGGCCTTGCATCAGGGCACCCATGGTCCTGTGGCCGGTGTTTATCTCTGGGGGCCGGTGGGCCGTGGGAAAACCTGGCTGATGGATCAGTTCTACCAGAGCTTGCGAGTGCCTGCGCGGCGTCAGCACTTTCATCACTTCATGGGCTGGGTCCACCAGCGCTCGTTCCAACTGACCGGTACCCCCGACCCCTTGCAGGCCCTGGCCCGTGAGTTGGCCGGGGAGGTGCGGGTGCTGTGTTTTGACGAACTATTCGTCAATGACATCGGCGATGCGATCATCCTCGGGCGTTTGTTCCAGGTGATGTTCGACGAAGGGGTGGTGATGGTCTGCACCTCCAATCAACCGCCGGAGCAGCTCTACGCCGACGGTTTCAATCGGGACCGCTTCATTCCGGCCATCGAGGCTATCAAGGCCCATATGCAGGTGGTGGCGGTAGCGGGCAGTGAAGATCATCGCCTGCACCCAGGCACCGCTGAGCAGCGCTACTGGGTCGATGAGCCCCAGGCACTGGCACAGGTATTTGAGCGGTTGAGCTCGGGACAAGCCTGCAGCGATGCACCGGTGGTCGTGGGCTCGCGCAGCATTGCCACAGTGAAATCCTCTGCCACGGTGCTGTGGTGTCGCTATGCCGATGTGTGCGAGCAACCGTTGGCGGCCATGGATTTCATGCAGCTGTGCGATCGTTACAGCGCCATATTGCTCGGCGAAGTCCCCAGTTTGAGCGCTCAGCAGCGTCCTGGACGGATTGCCCGCGGCACCGAGGACGGCGCCCAGCGCGTGGAGGCGGGGGATCGTGAGTTGCCGCAATTGTCTGTGCATGACGACGGCGTGCGACGCTTCATTGCCCTGGTCGATGAGTGCTACGACCGCAAGGTGCCGTTGTACATCGAAGCCAAAGTGCCTCTGGTGTCGCTGTACACCGAGGGTTATCTGGAGTTTGCCTTTCGACGGACCCTCAGTCGCTTGCAAGAAATGCAGCTACAGCGCTTCGGCAGATAA
- the pepN gene encoding aminopeptidase N, with protein sequence MRTEQPKMIYLKDYQAPEYLIDETHLTFELFEDHSLVHAQLVMRRNPERGAGLPPLVLDGQQLELLSVALGDQELSAADYQLSDSHLTLQPISDSFTVDTSVRIHPQTNTALEGLYKSGGMFCTQCEAEGFRKITYYLDRPDVMSTFTTTVIAEQHSYPVLLSNGNPIASGPGEDGRHWATWEDPFKKPAYLFALVAGDLWCVEDTFTTMSQRTVALRIYVEPENIDKCQHAMNSLKKSMRWDEEVYGREYDLDIFMIVAVNDFNMGAMENKGLNIFNSSAVLARAETATDAAHQRVEAIVAHEYFHNWSGNRVTCRDWFQLSLKEGFTVFRDSHFSADMNSATVKRIQDVAYLRTHQFAEDAGPMAHAVRPDSFIEISNFYTLTVYEKGSEVVGMIHTLLGAEGFRKGSDLYFERHDGQAVTCDDFIKAMEDANGADLTQFKRWYSQAGTPRLAVSESYDTAAKTYSLTFRQSCPQTPDNVEKLPFVIPVALGLLDADGADLPLRLAGEAAAQGTSRVLSVTEAEQTFTFVDIAAQPLPSLLRGFSAPVKLSFPYTRDQLMFLMQHDSDGFNRWEAGQQLAVQVLQDLIGQHQQGQALVLDQRLVNALRSVLSDESLDQAMVAEMLSLPGEAYLTEISEVADVDAIHAAREFARKQLADQLFEGLWLRYQANRDLSRNTPYVASAEHFARRALQNIALSYLMLSGKPEVLAATLEQFDACDNMTERLTALAVLVNSPFEAEKAKALQVFAENFKDNPLVMDQWFSVQAASVLPNGLARVKALMQHPAFNIKNPNKVRALVGAFAGQNLINFHAADGSGYRFLADLVIELNAFNPQIASRQLAPLTRWRKYDSARQALMKAELERIRGSGELSSDVFEVVSKSLA encoded by the coding sequence ATGCGCACCGAACAACCGAAGATGATCTACCTGAAGGACTATCAGGCGCCCGAGTACCTGATCGACGAGACCCACCTGACCTTCGAGTTGTTCGAGGACCATAGCCTGGTCCACGCGCAGCTGGTGATGCGCCGCAATCCCGAGCGCGGCGCCGGCCTGCCGCCGCTGGTGCTGGACGGCCAGCAACTGGAACTGCTGAGCGTCGCCCTGGGCGACCAGGAGCTGAGCGCCGCCGACTACCAGTTGAGCGACAGCCACCTGACATTGCAGCCAATCAGCGACAGCTTCACTGTCGACACCAGCGTGCGCATCCACCCGCAAACCAATACCGCCCTGGAAGGCCTGTACAAGTCCGGCGGCATGTTCTGCACCCAATGCGAGGCCGAGGGCTTTCGCAAGATCACCTACTACCTGGATCGCCCGGACGTGATGAGCACGTTCACCACCACGGTGATCGCCGAGCAGCACAGCTATCCGGTGCTGCTGTCCAACGGCAACCCGATTGCCAGCGGCCCAGGCGAAGACGGTCGGCACTGGGCAACCTGGGAGGACCCGTTCAAGAAGCCGGCCTACCTGTTCGCCCTGGTGGCCGGTGACCTGTGGTGTGTCGAAGACACCTTCACCACCATGAGCCAGCGCACCGTCGCACTGCGTATTTATGTCGAGCCGGAAAATATCGACAAGTGCCAGCACGCCATGAACAGCTTGAAGAAGTCCATGCGCTGGGATGAAGAGGTCTACGGTCGCGAATACGACCTGGATATCTTCATGATCGTGGCCGTGAACGACTTCAATATGGGCGCCATGGAAAACAAGGGCCTGAATATCTTCAACTCCAGCGCGGTGCTGGCCCGCGCCGAGACCGCGACCGACGCCGCGCACCAGCGGGTCGAAGCGATTGTCGCCCATGAATACTTCCACAACTGGTCGGGCAACCGCGTGACCTGCCGCGACTGGTTCCAACTGTCGCTCAAGGAAGGCTTCACCGTATTCCGTGATTCGCATTTTTCTGCGGACATGAACTCGGCCACCGTCAAGCGTATCCAGGATGTGGCCTACCTGCGCACTCACCAATTCGCTGAAGATGCAGGACCCATGGCCCACGCCGTGCGCCCGGATAGCTTTATCGAGATTTCCAACTTCTACACCCTGACCGTGTACGAAAAGGGTTCGGAAGTGGTCGGCATGATCCACACCTTGCTCGGCGCCGAAGGTTTCCGCAAAGGCAGCGACCTGTACTTTGAGCGCCACGACGGCCAGGCCGTGACTTGCGATGACTTTATCAAGGCCATGGAAGACGCCAACGGCGCCGACCTGACCCAGTTCAAGCGCTGGTACAGCCAGGCCGGTACGCCACGTCTGGCGGTGAGCGAGTCCTACGACACCGCAGCCAAGACCTACAGCCTGACCTTCCGTCAGAGCTGCCCGCAAACCCCGGATAATGTGGAAAAGCTGCCGTTCGTGATTCCGGTGGCCCTGGGCCTGCTGGACGCCGATGGGGCTGATTTACCGCTGCGCCTGGCCGGTGAAGCCGCCGCGCAGGGCACTTCGCGGGTGTTGTCGGTGACTGAGGCCGAGCAGACGTTCACCTTCGTTGATATCGCCGCGCAGCCATTGCCGTCGCTGTTGCGTGGTTTCTCCGCGCCGGTGAAGTTGAGCTTCCCCTACACCCGTGACCAGTTGATGTTCCTGATGCAACACGACAGCGACGGGTTCAACCGCTGGGAGGCGGGCCAGCAACTGGCAGTGCAGGTATTGCAGGACCTGATCGGCCAACACCAGCAGGGCCAGGCCCTGGTGCTGGATCAGCGGCTGGTCAATGCACTGCGCAGCGTGTTGAGCGACGAGAGCCTGGACCAGGCCATGGTTGCGGAAATGTTGTCGTTGCCGGGTGAAGCCTACCTCACCGAAATCAGTGAAGTGGCAGACGTTGATGCGATCCATGCTGCTCGCGAATTTGCGCGCAAGCAGTTGGCCGACCAGCTGTTCGAAGGCCTGTGGCTGCGCTACCAGGCCAACCGCGATCTTTCGCGCAACACGCCTTACGTGGCGTCGGCCGAGCACTTCGCCCGCCGTGCCCTGCAGAACATCGCGCTGTCGTACCTGATGCTCAGTGGCAAGCCCGAAGTGCTGGCCGCGACCCTGGAACAGTTCGACGCGTGCGACAACATGACCGAGCGCCTGACCGCATTGGCGGTACTGGTCAACTCGCCGTTCGAGGCCGAGAAGGCCAAGGCCCTGCAAGTGTTTGCCGAGAACTTCAAGGACAACCCACTGGTCATGGACCAGTGGTTCAGCGTCCAGGCCGCTAGCGTATTGCCGAACGGGCTGGCGCGGGTCAAGGCGCTGATGCAGCACCCGGCGTTCAATATCAAGAACCCGAACAAGGTGCGTGCGCTGGTTGGCGCCTTCGCCGGGCAGAACCTGATCAATTTCCACGCGGCCGATGGTTCGGGCTATCGCTTCCTGGCTGACCTGGTCATCGAGCTGAATGCCTTCAACCCGCAGATTGCCTCGCGGCAGTTGGCGCCGCTGACCCGCTGGCGTAAATACGACAGCGCCCGCCAGGCGCTGATGAAGGCTGAACTGGAGCGCATCCGCGGTTCGGGCGAGCTGTCCAGCGATGTGTTCGAGGTGGTCAGCAAAAGCCTTGCATAG
- a CDS encoding DUF2797 domain-containing protein, with product MIEIGRGAVSKMSVQLGSPTVQYAFRLGDTEVPVNPLIGTHIRLEYLGAIHCTHCGRKTKTSFSQGYCYPCMTKLAQCDLCIMSPERCHFDAGTCRDPAWGEKFCMTDHVVYLANSSGIKVGITRATQLPTRWLDQGASQALPIMRVATRQQSGFVEDVLRSQVADKTNWRALLKGDAVSVDLKQVRDELFVSCADGLLQLQERFGLQAIQPVSDIEPLEIRYPVEQYPAKIVSFNLDKNPIAEGTLLGVKGQYLIFDTGVINIRKYTAYQLAVHQ from the coding sequence TTGATTGAGATTGGCCGTGGTGCAGTCAGCAAGATGTCGGTGCAACTGGGTTCGCCGACGGTTCAATACGCCTTTCGCCTGGGTGATACAGAGGTGCCGGTCAACCCGTTGATTGGCACTCACATACGCCTGGAATACCTCGGTGCGATCCATTGCACCCATTGCGGACGCAAGACCAAGACCAGTTTCAGCCAGGGCTATTGCTACCCGTGCATGACCAAGCTGGCCCAGTGCGACCTGTGCATCATGAGCCCCGAGCGCTGCCATTTCGATGCCGGCACTTGCCGCGACCCGGCCTGGGGCGAAAAATTCTGCATGACCGACCATGTGGTGTACCTGGCGAACTCGTCAGGGATCAAGGTCGGCATCACCCGCGCCACCCAGTTGCCTACGCGCTGGCTGGACCAGGGGGCAAGTCAGGCGTTGCCGATCATGCGCGTGGCTACGCGCCAGCAATCTGGCTTTGTCGAGGATGTGCTGCGCAGCCAGGTCGCCGACAAGACCAACTGGCGCGCCTTGCTCAAGGGCGATGCGGTGTCGGTGGATCTCAAGCAGGTGCGCGACGAGTTGTTCGTCTCCTGCGCCGACGGCCTGCTGCAATTGCAGGAACGCTTTGGCCTGCAGGCCATCCAACCGGTTAGCGATATCGAGCCCCTCGAAATCCGCTACCCGGTGGAGCAATATCCGGCCAAGATCGTCAGCTTCAACCTGGACAAGAACCCGATTGCCGAAGGCACGCTGCTGGGGGTCAAGGGCCAATACCTGATCTTCGATACCGGCGTTATCAATATTCGTAAATACACGGCTTACCAGCTCGCCGTGCATCAGTAG
- a CDS encoding YeaC family protein, whose protein sequence is MSSFAEMIENITPDIYQSLKLAVEIGKWSDGRKLTAEQRELSLQAMIAWELQNLPEDQRTGYMGPQECQSKSTPVENILFKSDAIH, encoded by the coding sequence ATGTCCTCTTTTGCTGAAATGATCGAAAACATCACGCCGGATATCTACCAGAGCCTCAAGCTCGCCGTGGAAATCGGCAAATGGTCCGATGGCCGCAAGCTCACCGCCGAACAGCGTGAACTGTCCCTGCAGGCGATGATCGCCTGGGAGCTGCAAAACCTGCCGGAAGACCAGCGCACCGGCTACATGGGCCCGCAGGAATGCCAGTCCAAATCGACCCCGGTGGAAAACATCCTGTTCAAGTCGGATGCCATCCATTGA